A portion of the Rhodopseudomonas sp. BAL398 genome contains these proteins:
- the ccoO gene encoding cytochrome-c oxidase, cbb3-type subunit II has product MSIWTRHKIFETNSLVLVVGILLVVAIGGLVEITPLFYLKSTIEKVDGMRPYTPLELAGRNIFVREGCYLCHSQMIRPLRDEVERYGHYSLAAESMYDHPFQWGSKRTGPDLARVGGKYSDAWHVTHLTNPRSIVPQSVMPPYAFLAKTEVDAKSLPGNLRTNRIVGVPYTDEDIANAVEDLKTQTDPDSENVAAFTKRYPKAVVRNFDGQPGNPTEMDALIAYLQMLGTLVDFKLYNEKANLR; this is encoded by the coding sequence ATGTCTATCTGGACTCGGCATAAGATCTTCGAGACGAATTCCCTGGTTCTGGTGGTCGGAATTCTGCTCGTGGTCGCGATCGGCGGGCTGGTGGAAATCACGCCGCTGTTCTACCTCAAGAGCACGATCGAGAAGGTCGACGGCATGCGGCCCTACACCCCGCTCGAACTGGCGGGCCGCAACATCTTCGTCCGCGAGGGCTGCTATCTGTGTCACTCGCAGATGATCCGTCCGCTGCGCGACGAGGTCGAGCGCTACGGTCACTACTCGCTGGCCGCGGAGAGCATGTACGACCATCCGTTCCAGTGGGGCTCCAAGCGGACCGGCCCGGATCTGGCGCGGGTCGGCGGCAAGTACTCCGATGCCTGGCACGTCACGCATCTGACCAATCCGCGCTCGATCGTGCCGCAATCGGTGATGCCTCCCTACGCCTTCCTGGCCAAGACCGAGGTCGACGCCAAGAGTCTTCCGGGTAACCTGCGCACCAACCGCATCGTCGGCGTGCCCTACACCGACGAGGACATCGCCAACGCGGTCGAGGATTTGAAGACGCAGACCGACCCGGACAGCGAAAATGTCGCCGCCTTCACCAAGCGCTATCCGAAGGCGGTGGTGCGCAATTTCGACGGCCAGCCGGGCAACCCGACCGAAATGGACGCGCTGATTGCCTATCTGCAGATGCTCGGCACCTTGGTTGACTTCAAGCTTTACAATGAAAAAGCCAATCTGCGGTGA
- a CDS encoding cbb3-type cytochrome c oxidase subunit 3, whose protein sequence is MKAIINVETWVSEFVVLWWTPMFMVIFFAIVAYALWPRNKAQFDDAAKMPLRED, encoded by the coding sequence ATGAAAGCAATCATCAATGTCGAGACCTGGGTGTCGGAGTTCGTCGTGCTGTGGTGGACGCCGATGTTCATGGTCATATTTTTCGCCATCGTAGCGTACGCGCTGTGGCCCCGTAACAAAGCGCAATTCGACGACGCCGCCAAAATGCCGCTGCGAGAGGACTGA
- the ccoP gene encoding cytochrome-c oxidase, cbb3-type subunit III yields MAEHHEGEIDKVSGRTTTGHEWDGIQELNTPLPRWWILTFYACIIWSIGYWIVYPSWPLVQGYLPGLLHSSSRADVAVELANLDAVRGGKMKALATTPLADIEKDPALLAMARAKGKVVFGDNCAPCHGSGAAGAKGFPNLNDDDWLWGGSLEQIMQTIQYGARSGNDEGHQGQMLAFGQSGTLTKEQIVTVANYVRSLSGLSTRPGVDLAAGKTIFEENCVACHGDNAKGNQELGAPNLTDKIWLYGSDEATIIETVTNGRAGVMPAWTGRLDLATIKAMAVYVHSLGGGK; encoded by the coding sequence ATGGCTGAGCACCACGAAGGCGAGATCGACAAGGTCTCGGGCCGAACCACAACCGGTCACGAATGGGACGGCATCCAGGAACTCAACACGCCGTTGCCGCGCTGGTGGATTCTGACGTTCTACGCCTGCATCATCTGGTCGATCGGCTACTGGATCGTGTATCCGTCCTGGCCGCTGGTGCAGGGATATTTACCAGGTCTGTTGCACTCGTCGTCGCGCGCCGACGTGGCCGTCGAACTGGCCAATCTCGACGCCGTTCGCGGCGGCAAGATGAAGGCGCTGGCGACGACGCCGCTCGCCGACATTGAGAAGGATCCGGCGCTGCTGGCGATGGCGCGGGCCAAGGGCAAAGTGGTGTTCGGCGACAATTGCGCCCCCTGTCACGGCAGCGGCGCCGCCGGCGCCAAGGGCTTCCCGAACCTGAACGACGACGACTGGCTGTGGGGTGGCTCGCTCGAGCAGATCATGCAGACGATCCAGTACGGCGCTCGCTCGGGCAATGACGAGGGCCATCAGGGCCAGATGCTGGCGTTCGGTCAGTCCGGTACCCTGACCAAGGAGCAGATCGTCACGGTCGCTAACTATGTCAGGTCGCTGTCGGGTCTTTCGACCAGGCCGGGTGTTGATCTGGCCGCAGGCAAGACTATCTTCGAAGAAAATTGCGTGGCCTGCCACGGCGACAACGCGAAGGGGAACCAGGAGCTCGGTGCCCCGAACTTGACCGACAAGATCTGGCTCTATGGCTCGGACGAAGCCACGATCATCGAGACCGTCACCAATGGTCGTGCCGGCGTGATGCCGGCCTGGACCGGGCGTCTCGATCTGGCCACCATCAAGGCGATGGCGGTGTATGTGCACTCGCTCGGCGGCGGCAAATGA
- the ccoG gene encoding cytochrome c oxidase accessory protein CcoG, with translation MNKPLLPTDLQPDDGIQLYEAQKKIYPQSVSGTFRRIKWYLMAFCLGVYYLLPFVRWNRGLGAPDQAVLIDLPNSRFYFFFIELWPQEIYYFTGLLIVAAVTLFLMNSLGGRVWCGYLCPQTVWTDLFFTVERMIEGDRRERMKKAAEGFTLQRGAELVLKHSIWLLIAWWTGGAWVLYFSDAPTLMKELVTFQAPMIAYIWIGILTCTTYLLAGFMREQVCVYMCPWPRIQAALTDEWALNVTYKYDRGETRTSLKKAAQLRARGETVGDCVDCNQCVAVCPTGIDIRDGAQLDCIQCGLCIDACDSVMKKVGRETRLIGYDNDINIHRRMEGKPEIFKPVRSRTLVYSALILGIGAIMTYALLTRSLLDVNVLHDRNPLAVRLSDGSIRNGYTMRFLNKRGFDRVVAVDVEGPPNAVVHIIGTDSITPDRPMIILGRDATTELRVLVTSNTEADLPKSMPVTFHVTDIGLGEVTSTKDVFVTPETR, from the coding sequence ATGAACAAACCACTGCTGCCGACCGACCTGCAACCTGACGACGGGATCCAGCTTTACGAAGCGCAGAAGAAGATCTACCCGCAGAGCGTGTCCGGCACATTTCGGCGGATCAAATGGTACCTCATGGCATTCTGCCTTGGGGTCTATTATCTGCTGCCCTTCGTGCGCTGGAACCGGGGCCTTGGCGCGCCTGATCAGGCGGTCCTGATCGACCTGCCGAACAGCCGGTTCTATTTTTTCTTCATCGAGCTGTGGCCGCAGGAAATCTATTATTTCACCGGGCTGCTGATCGTCGCCGCCGTCACCCTGTTCCTGATGAACTCGCTCGGCGGCCGGGTCTGGTGCGGCTATCTGTGCCCGCAGACGGTATGGACCGATCTGTTCTTCACCGTCGAGCGGATGATCGAGGGCGATCGTCGCGAGCGCATGAAAAAGGCCGCCGAGGGCTTCACGCTGCAGCGCGGCGCCGAACTGGTGTTGAAGCATTCGATCTGGCTATTGATCGCCTGGTGGACCGGCGGCGCCTGGGTACTCTATTTCAGCGACGCGCCGACCCTGATGAAGGAGCTGGTCACCTTCCAGGCGCCGATGATCGCCTATATCTGGATCGGCATCCTGACCTGCACCACCTATCTGCTGGCCGGCTTCATGCGCGAGCAGGTATGCGTCTATATGTGTCCCTGGCCGCGGATCCAGGCTGCGCTCACCGACGAATGGGCGCTCAACGTCACCTATAAATACGATCGCGGCGAAACCCGCACCTCGCTGAAGAAGGCCGCGCAGCTGCGCGCGCGGGGCGAGACCGTCGGCGACTGCGTCGATTGCAACCAATGCGTCGCGGTGTGCCCGACCGGAATCGACATTCGCGACGGCGCCCAGCTCGACTGCATCCAATGCGGGCTTTGCATCGACGCCTGCGACAGCGTGATGAAGAAGGTCGGCCGCGAGACCCGGCTGATCGGCTATGACAACGACATCAACATCCATCGCCGGATGGAAGGCAAGCCCGAGATCTTCAAGCCGGTGCGCTCGCGCACGCTGGTCTATAGCGCCCTGATCCTGGGCATCGGCGCCATCATGACGTATGCCTTGCTGACCCGCAGCCTGCTCGACGTGAACGTGCTGCATGATCGCAATCCGCTGGCGGTGCGGTTGAGCGACGGTTCGATCCGCAATGGTTATACGATGCGGTTCCTCAACAAGCGCGGTTTCGACCGGGTCGTGGCGGTCGATGTCGAAGGTCCGCCGAATGCCGTGGTTCACATCATCGGAACCGATTCGATCACCCCGGATCGCCCGATGATCATCCTGGGCCGTGACGCCACCACAGAACTGCGCGTATTGGTGACCTCCAATACCGAAGCCGATCTTCCCAAATCGATGCCGGTCACGTTCCATGTCACCGACATCGGCCTCGGCGAGGTCACCTCGACCAAGGACGTGTTCGTCACGCCTGAAACGCGATAG
- a CDS encoding FixH family protein: protein MSSQASSPRPLTGRVVLAVLVGFFGLVIGVNVLMATLAIETLPGTEVDSPYAASLAYEGEIAAAHAQAERAWNIAAKVERQADGSALLRVEARDKNGAPLHGLKFVGRLERPADKRADREVALAEVDTGIYRGNTSGVSAGQWDLVLEGDQAGTRMFLSKNRLMLN from the coding sequence ATGAGCAGTCAAGCATCCTCGCCGCGGCCTTTGACAGGGCGGGTTGTTCTCGCGGTCCTGGTCGGGTTTTTCGGGCTGGTGATCGGCGTCAACGTGCTGATGGCGACGCTGGCGATCGAGACCTTGCCCGGCACCGAGGTCGACAGCCCCTATGCGGCGAGCCTGGCTTACGAAGGCGAAATCGCGGCCGCGCATGCGCAGGCGGAGCGCGCCTGGAATATCGCCGCCAAAGTCGAGCGGCAGGCCGATGGCTCCGCGCTGCTGCGCGTCGAGGCGCGTGACAAGAACGGCGCGCCGTTGCACGGGCTGAAATTCGTCGGCCGTCTGGAACGCCCCGCCGACAAGCGCGCCGACCGCGAAGTCGCCCTGGCTGAAGTCGATACCGGCATCTACCGCGGCAACACCTCGGGCGTGAGCGCGGGACAATGGGATCTGGTGCTCGAGGGCGACCAGGCCGGCACCCGTATGTTCCTGTCGAAGAACCGGCTGATGCTGAACTGA
- a CDS encoding heavy metal translocating P-type ATPase, which yields MLLTRDFSHYVKELDSGVAHLDLAVEGVSCAGCMAKIERGLSAIPDVTLARVNLTDRRLAIEWKPGVLEPAQFIDRLAELGYKAYPFEPLRVEAMEVERSKFLLRCLGVAAFGSMNVMMLSVPVWAGSDMSPVTRDFFHWLSALVALPCAAYAGQPFFQSAWRALRARSVNMDVPICIGVLLALGMSVVETINHAEHTYFDAGIMLLTFLLVGRFLDQKMRQRTRAVAGNLAALKAETATKFVGPDEISEVPIAAVRPGDIVLLRAGERCAVDGTVIEGRSEIDQSLITGETLHVDAERGVQVYAGTLNVSGTLRVRVSAAAEGTLLAEITRLLEHALQARSRYVKLADRASRLYAPLVHATALLTMLGWLAYGASWHDSIVIAIAVLIITCPCALGLAIPAVQTVAAGAMFRAGVLLNSGDAIERAADIDTIVFDKTGTLTLPELDVVNAGSVSEEVFQLAGRLALASHHPVAAAVARAAQAKSPLRDVVEEPGRGVRAMLDGVELRLGSPAFCGAERQAHEILEADPEVSVVAFSRGAECHVLAVRQRLRPDAAKAIAALQSRGIAVELLSGDREPAVRHAAATLGVSKWRAAITPADKIAHIEMLKRQGRKVMMVGDGINDAPALAAATVSMSPISATDLSRATADLVFLGKELAPVLAAVDYSRKAMSLMRQNLWLAVGYNIVAVPIAIVGLVTPLIAALAMSGSSLMVMLNAMRARRVRQGIV from the coding sequence ATGTTGTTGACGCGGGACTTCTCGCACTACGTCAAGGAACTGGATTCCGGGGTCGCGCATCTCGATCTCGCGGTCGAAGGCGTCAGTTGCGCCGGCTGCATGGCCAAGATCGAGCGCGGCCTGTCGGCGATTCCCGACGTGACGCTGGCGCGGGTCAACCTGACCGATCGCCGGCTCGCGATCGAGTGGAAGCCAGGCGTGCTGGAGCCCGCGCAATTCATCGATCGCCTCGCCGAGCTCGGCTACAAGGCCTATCCATTCGAGCCGCTCCGCGTCGAGGCGATGGAGGTCGAACGCTCGAAATTCCTGCTGCGCTGTCTCGGCGTCGCGGCGTTCGGGTCGATGAATGTCATGATGCTGTCGGTGCCGGTCTGGGCCGGCTCCGACATGTCGCCCGTCACCCGCGATTTCTTCCACTGGCTGTCGGCGCTGGTGGCGTTGCCCTGCGCCGCCTATGCGGGCCAGCCGTTCTTCCAATCCGCCTGGCGGGCGCTGCGGGCCCGCAGCGTCAATATGGACGTGCCGATCTGCATCGGCGTGCTGCTGGCGCTGGGCATGTCGGTGGTCGAGACCATCAACCACGCCGAGCATACTTATTTCGACGCCGGCATCATGCTGCTGACATTCCTGCTTGTCGGCAGGTTCCTCGATCAGAAGATGCGCCAGCGCACCCGCGCCGTCGCCGGCAATCTCGCCGCGCTGAAGGCCGAAACTGCGACCAAATTTGTCGGCCCCGACGAGATCAGCGAAGTGCCGATCGCCGCGGTCCGGCCCGGCGACATCGTGTTGCTGCGCGCCGGCGAACGCTGCGCGGTCGACGGCACCGTGATCGAAGGCCGCTCGGAGATCGATCAGAGCCTGATCACCGGCGAAACGCTGCATGTCGATGCCGAGCGCGGCGTCCAGGTCTATGCCGGCACGCTCAACGTCTCCGGCACGCTGCGGGTGCGGGTGTCGGCCGCCGCCGAAGGCACGCTGCTGGCTGAAATCACCCGGCTGCTGGAGCACGCGCTGCAGGCCCGCTCGCGCTACGTCAAACTCGCCGATCGGGCTTCGCGGCTCTATGCGCCGCTGGTCCACGCCACGGCGCTGCTGACGATGCTGGGCTGGCTCGCCTACGGCGCCAGCTGGCACGATTCCATCGTCATCGCCATCGCGGTGTTGATCATCACCTGTCCCTGCGCGCTCGGCCTGGCGATCCCGGCGGTGCAGACCGTTGCCGCCGGCGCCATGTTCCGGGCCGGCGTGCTGCTCAATTCCGGCGACGCGATCGAGCGTGCCGCGGACATCGACACCATCGTGTTCGACAAGACCGGCACGTTGACACTGCCCGAGCTCGACGTCGTCAATGCCGGCAGCGTTTCCGAGGAGGTGTTCCAGCTCGCCGGGCGGTTGGCGCTGGCCAGCCACCATCCGGTCGCCGCCGCCGTCGCGCGCGCCGCGCAGGCCAAATCGCCGCTGCGCGACGTGGTCGAAGAGCCCGGCCGCGGCGTCCGCGCCATGCTCGACGGCGTCGAATTGCGGCTCGGCAGTCCGGCATTCTGTGGCGCCGAGCGCCAGGCCCACGAGATCCTCGAGGCCGACCCCGAGGTCTCGGTGGTTGCCTTCAGTCGCGGCGCCGAGTGCCATGTGCTGGCGGTGCGCCAGCGGCTGCGTCCGGATGCCGCCAAGGCGATCGCGGCGCTGCAAAGCCGCGGGATCGCCGTCGAATTGCTGTCCGGCGATCGCGAACCGGCGGTGCGCCACGCCGCCGCGACGCTGGGCGTCAGCAAATGGCGCGCCGCAATCACGCCGGCCGACAAGATCGCCCATATCGAGATGCTGAAGCGGCAGGGCCGCAAAGTGATGATGGTCGGCGATGGCATCAATGACGCCCCGGCGCTGGCGGCCGCGACGGTGTCGATGTCACCGATCAGCGCCACCGACCTCAGCCGGGCCACCGCCGATCTGGTGTTTCTCGGCAAGGAACTGGCGCCGGTGCTGGCCGCGGTCGATTATTCCCGCAAGGCGATGAGCCTGATGCGGCAGAATCTGTGGCTGGCGGTCGGCTACAACATCGTCGCGGTGCCGATCGCGATCGTCGGCCTGGTGACGCCGCTGATCGCCGCCTTGGCGATGTCGGGCTCCTCCTTGATGGTGATGCTGAATGCGATGCGGGCCCGCCGCGTTCGTCAGGGGATCGTCTGA
- the ccoS gene encoding cbb3-type cytochrome oxidase assembly protein CcoS, with protein sequence MEVMVILVPLALVLGLLGLLGFLWSLKTGQYDDLEGAAWRAIFDDDDEIPESAPPQKDRG encoded by the coding sequence ATGGAAGTGATGGTCATTCTGGTGCCGCTGGCGCTGGTGCTGGGACTGCTGGGGCTGCTGGGATTTCTGTGGTCGTTGAAGACCGGCCAATATGACGATCTCGAAGGCGCGGCCTGGCGCGCGATTTTCGATGACGATGACGAGATCCCGGAATCGGCGCCGCCTCAAAAGGATCGAGGCTGA
- a CDS encoding Lrp/AsnC family transcriptional regulator, whose translation MTSAAVPIAEPIRRIDAIDRKILTVLQQDASLSVAEVGERVGLSSTPCWKRIQRLEADGIIMRKVALVDQNKIGLGLSVFVSIESGDHSESWLKTFADAVSAMPEVIEFYRMAGDVDYMLRVVVADMSAYDVFYKKLIRAVTLKNVTSRFAMEKIKSVTALPVPAMEAA comes from the coding sequence ATGACCAGCGCCGCCGTTCCGATCGCGGAGCCGATCCGCCGCATCGACGCTATCGACCGCAAGATTCTCACCGTGCTGCAGCAGGACGCCTCGCTGTCGGTCGCCGAGGTCGGCGAGCGCGTCGGGCTGTCGTCGACGCCGTGCTGGAAGCGGATTCAGCGGCTCGAGGCCGATGGCATCATCATGCGCAAGGTGGCGCTGGTCGATCAGAACAAGATCGGCCTCGGCCTGTCGGTGTTCGTCTCGATCGAGAGCGGCGATCACTCCGAATCCTGGCTGAAGACCTTCGCCGATGCGGTCAGCGCGATGCCCGAAGTGATCGAGTTCTACCGCATGGCCGGCGACGTCGACTACATGCTGCGCGTCGTGGTCGCCGACATGAGCGCCTATGACGTGTTCTACAAGAAGCTGATCCGGGCGGTGACGCTGAAGAACGTCACCTCGCGTTTTGCGATGGAAAAGATCAAATCGGTGACGGCGCTGCCGGTGCCGGCGATGGAAGCCGCGTAG
- a CDS encoding LysR family transcriptional regulator, which yields MNRANLGDLAAFVAVAEQRSFTRAAARLGVSQSALSHTIRELETRLGIRLLTRTTRSVAPTEAGERLLRTVAPRLGEIDAELKALSDLREKPAGTIRINTGEHAAETVLWPALARLLPDHPDIKIELGIDNALTNIVTEGFDAGVRFGEQVAKDMIALRIGPDMRMAVVGSPNYFAKRNRPKRPQDLTAHICINLRLMPFRSVYAWEFEKAGRELKVRVEGQLVFNALKPGLTAALAGFGLAYVPEDLVRQHISDGRLIRVLADWCPPFPGYHLYYPSRQPTPAFAVLVDALRYRG from the coding sequence ATGAACCGAGCCAATCTCGGTGACCTCGCGGCCTTCGTGGCGGTCGCCGAGCAGCGCAGTTTCACCCGCGCCGCCGCCAGGCTCGGCGTTTCACAGTCGGCGCTCAGCCACACCATCCGCGAACTCGAAACCCGGCTCGGCATCCGGTTGCTGACCCGCACCACCCGCAGCGTGGCGCCGACCGAGGCCGGCGAACGGCTGCTGCGCACCGTGGCGCCGCGGCTCGGCGAAATCGACGCCGAACTCAAGGCACTCAGCGATCTGCGCGAAAAGCCCGCCGGCACCATTCGCATCAATACCGGCGAGCACGCGGCCGAGACGGTGCTGTGGCCGGCGCTGGCGCGATTGCTGCCGGATCACCCGGATATCAAGATCGAGCTCGGAATCGACAATGCCTTGACCAACATCGTGACCGAGGGGTTCGATGCCGGCGTCCGGTTCGGCGAACAGGTCGCCAAGGACATGATCGCGCTGCGGATCGGGCCTGACATGCGGATGGCGGTGGTCGGCTCGCCGAACTATTTCGCCAAGCGCAACCGCCCCAAGAGGCCGCAGGACCTCACCGCTCACATCTGCATCAATCTTCGGTTGATGCCCTTTCGCAGCGTCTATGCCTGGGAATTCGAGAAGGCCGGCCGCGAGTTAAAGGTCCGGGTCGAAGGGCAATTGGTGTTCAACGCCCTCAAGCCGGGCTTGACCGCGGCCCTCGCAGGTTTCGGCCTGGCCTATGTGCCGGAGGATCTGGTGCGCCAGCACATCTCCGATGGACGGCTGATCCGGGTGCTGGCCGATTGGTGCCCGCCATTTCCCGGCTATCACCTGTACTACCCAAGCCGACAACCGACGCCGGCCTTCGCCGTGCTGGTCGACGCGTTGCGTTACCGCGGCTGA
- a CDS encoding NAD(P)-dependent alcohol dehydrogenase, producing the protein MIHVKAYAAESASSPIAPFSFERREPGPHDVQIEILYCGVCHSDLHQARNDWSNSLYPMVPGHEIVGRVEAVGAHVKKLKVGDIAGVGCMVDSCRHCAPCDAGLEQYCVEGPTVTYNGHERGSARLTQGGYSEQIVVEERFVVKVPAQMDLKAVAPLLCAGITTWSPLRHWKVGKGQKVGVIGLGGLGHMGVKFAKALGAHVVMITTSPEKGKDALRLGADEVLVSKDADAMAKAKGSFDFLLNTIPVGHDTNPYLALLRLDGAMVLVGALTPLDPVVGGNLILGRRSLAGSAIGGMPETQEMIDFCAEHGIVSDVEMIRIQDINEAYERLLKNDVRYRFVIDMASLKD; encoded by the coding sequence ATGATTCACGTCAAAGCCTACGCCGCGGAGTCGGCGTCCTCGCCGATCGCGCCATTCAGCTTCGAGCGGCGCGAGCCGGGCCCGCACGATGTCCAGATCGAAATTCTGTATTGCGGCGTCTGCCATTCCGATCTGCACCAGGCCCGTAACGACTGGAGCAATTCGCTCTACCCGATGGTGCCCGGCCATGAGATCGTCGGCCGGGTCGAGGCGGTCGGCGCGCATGTCAAAAAACTGAAGGTCGGCGATATCGCCGGGGTCGGCTGCATGGTGGATTCCTGCCGGCATTGCGCGCCGTGCGACGCCGGCCTCGAGCAATATTGCGTCGAGGGTCCGACCGTCACCTATAACGGCCATGAGCGCGGCTCCGCCCGGCTGACCCAGGGTGGCTACTCCGAGCAGATCGTCGTAGAGGAGCGCTTCGTCGTCAAAGTGCCGGCGCAGATGGATCTGAAGGCGGTGGCGCCGCTGCTGTGCGCCGGCATCACCACCTGGTCGCCGCTGCGGCACTGGAAGGTCGGCAAAGGCCAGAAGGTCGGCGTCATCGGGCTCGGCGGCCTCGGCCATATGGGGGTCAAATTCGCCAAGGCGCTCGGTGCCCATGTGGTGATGATCACCACCTCACCGGAAAAGGGCAAGGACGCGCTGCGGCTCGGCGCCGACGAGGTGCTGGTCTCGAAGGACGCCGACGCAATGGCGAAAGCCAAGGGATCGTTCGATTTCCTGCTCAACACCATCCCGGTCGGCCATGATACCAACCCCTATCTGGCGTTGCTCAGGCTCGACGGCGCCATGGTTCTGGTCGGCGCGTTGACGCCGCTCGATCCGGTGGTCGGCGGCAATCTGATTCTTGGCCGCCGAAGCCTAGCGGGCTCGGCGATCGGCGGCATGCCGGAGACCCAGGAGATGATCGATTTCTGCGCCGAGCACGGCATCGTCAGCGACGTCGAAATGATCCGGATCCAGGATATCAACGAGGCCTATGAGCGCCTGCTGAAGAACGATGTGCGCTACCGCTTCGTCATCGACATGGCATCGCTGAAGGATTGA